From one Synechocystis sp. PCC 6803 substr. PCC-P genomic stretch:
- a CDS encoding aminotransferase class V-fold PLP-dependent enzyme, with product MADPVNLIPDRQQFPGLANKTYFNFGGQGILPTVALEAITAMYGYLQENGPFSIAANQYIQQLIAQLRQALGETFNVDPNTITITDNVTTGCDIVLWGIDWQKGDEILLTDCEHPGIIAIVQAIAARFGVTYRFFPVADTLNQGDAAAVLVNHLGPKTRLVILSHLLWNTGQVLPLGEIMAVCRRHQGDYPVRVLVDGAQSAGSLPLDFSRLEVDYYAFTGHKWFAGPAGVGGLYIHGDAKGTANAARLGEINPTYVGWRSITYGSKGEPTGWAEGGKRFEVATSAYPQYAGLLAALQLHQRQGTAEERYQAICQRSELLWQGLNQLPHVHCLATSPPQAGLVSFTIDSPLGHRAIVQKLEEQRIYLRTIADPDCVRACCHYITNEEEIEHLLSRLAEFTP from the coding sequence ATGGCTGACCCTGTGAACCTGATACCCGATCGCCAGCAATTTCCCGGCCTAGCGAATAAGACCTATTTTAATTTTGGCGGCCAGGGGATTTTACCCACCGTAGCCTTGGAAGCCATTACGGCCATGTATGGCTATTTGCAGGAAAATGGCCCTTTTTCCATTGCCGCCAACCAATACATTCAGCAATTAATTGCCCAACTGCGCCAAGCCCTGGGGGAAACCTTTAACGTTGACCCTAACACCATCACCATTACCGATAACGTCACCACGGGCTGTGACATTGTGCTTTGGGGCATAGATTGGCAGAAGGGCGATGAAATTTTGCTCACCGACTGCGAACATCCCGGCATTATTGCCATCGTCCAGGCGATCGCCGCTCGGTTTGGGGTCACGTACCGTTTTTTCCCGGTGGCGGACACATTAAACCAGGGGGATGCGGCCGCAGTATTAGTTAATCATTTGGGGCCGAAAACCCGTTTAGTTATCCTCAGCCATTTACTCTGGAATACTGGCCAGGTATTGCCCCTAGGAGAAATTATGGCCGTTTGTCGCCGCCATCAAGGGGATTATCCAGTGCGGGTGCTAGTGGATGGGGCGCAGTCTGCCGGTTCCTTACCCTTGGATTTTTCCCGGCTAGAAGTGGATTATTACGCTTTTACAGGGCATAAATGGTTTGCTGGCCCCGCTGGGGTGGGGGGATTGTATATCCATGGCGATGCCAAAGGCACGGCGAATGCCGCACGCCTGGGGGAAATTAACCCGACCTATGTGGGCTGGCGTAGTATCACCTATGGCAGTAAAGGGGAACCCACTGGCTGGGCAGAAGGGGGCAAAAGATTTGAAGTGGCCACCTCCGCCTATCCCCAATATGCTGGTCTGTTGGCCGCTCTCCAGTTGCACCAACGGCAGGGCACCGCCGAGGAACGTTACCAAGCCATTTGTCAACGCAGTGAACTGTTGTGGCAGGGTCTAAACCAATTACCCCATGTCCATTGTTTAGCCACATCGCCTCCCCAAGCAGGTTTGGTATCCTTCACCATAGATTCTCCCCTAGGCCACCGGGCGATCGTGCAGAAACTGGAGGAACAACGCATCTATCTCCGCACCATCGCTGACCCAGACTGTGTCCGGGCCTGTTGCCATTACATCACCAATGAAGAGGAAATTGAGCATTTATTAAGCAGACTAGCTGAATTTACCCCCTAA
- a CDS encoding DNA adenine methylase yields MKIKQAIAKPFLKWAGGKGKLIEQLVNCFPLEITTGQLTKYAEPFIGGGALYFHVAQNYPQIEKFFISDCNQQLVLAYQTIQQNVDDLIDFLRRLQQKYYCFNQDERKDFFYQQRLKFNQNVTGINLEKFSKLWIEQTGLLIFLNRTCFNGLFRVNSKGEFNVPFGDYKNPKICDAENLKLVANLLARTEIRFGDFTSSNNFIDASTFVYFDPPYRPLNKTSSFNSYGKANFNDNEQLRLAEYYQSLNNKNAKLMLSNSDPKNINSDDNFFDDLYRGFQIARIDALRMINSQADKRGAIKEILVVNYHR; encoded by the coding sequence GTGAAAATTAAACAAGCTATTGCCAAACCCTTTCTGAAATGGGCTGGAGGTAAGGGAAAGTTAATTGAACAATTGGTTAATTGCTTCCCCTTAGAAATCACCACTGGTCAGTTAACTAAGTATGCTGAGCCTTTTATTGGTGGCGGGGCTTTGTACTTTCATGTTGCCCAAAATTATCCCCAGATAGAAAAATTCTTTATCTCCGACTGCAATCAGCAGTTAGTTTTGGCTTATCAGACTATTCAACAAAATGTTGATGATTTAATTGATTTTTTAAGACGGCTACAGCAGAAGTATTATTGTTTCAACCAAGATGAAAGAAAAGATTTTTTTTATCAGCAAAGACTAAAATTCAACCAGAATGTTACCGGAATAAATTTAGAAAAATTTAGTAAATTGTGGATAGAGCAAACTGGTCTGCTTATATTTTTAAATCGTACCTGTTTTAACGGCTTATTTCGAGTTAACTCTAAAGGAGAATTTAATGTACCCTTTGGGGATTATAAAAATCCTAAGATTTGCGATGCTGAGAATCTTAAGTTAGTAGCCAACTTACTTGCCAGAACAGAAATAAGATTTGGTGATTTTACTTCGAGTAATAACTTCATTGATGCATCCACCTTTGTTTATTTTGACCCGCCCTATCGTCCCTTAAATAAAACCTCCAGCTTTAACTCCTATGGTAAAGCGAACTTCAATGATAATGAGCAATTGAGGTTAGCTGAATATTACCAATCACTCAATAACAAAAACGCTAAGTTGATGTTGAGCAATTCCGATCCGAAAAATATTAATAGCGACGATAACTTTTTTGATGATTTATATCGGGGTTTTCAAATTGCTCGGATCGATGCCCTCCGTATGATTAACAGTCAGGCTGACAAAAGAGGTGCAATTAAAGAAATATTGGTTGTGAATTACCATCGCTGA
- a CDS encoding Tab2/Atab2 family RNA-binding protein — MGVTWELDFYSRPLLDDEEKKVWEVLICESPQSVQQLPGDLFRYSQYCPSSTVNSVWLRQAIEAAIAEAGQMPQKIRFFRRQMNNMISKACEEAGIPPAPSRRTYVLEQWLGDRLENFYPQQPGYDPKLASSTSVQYPELNAIALPDAVRGDRGDQWALVSLAAADFNDLPDWEISFGESFPLSSYNLSPDSRIPGLILFSPRALPFAAWLSGLELGYLQYNTDPRPIMRLETGASDSWIVANVTDKTSEQEAQGFEQTKKLAQGIHFLAIQTSPDSETFAGFWLLQETGQV; from the coding sequence ATGGGCGTTACCTGGGAATTGGATTTTTATTCACGGCCGTTGTTGGACGACGAGGAAAAAAAGGTGTGGGAAGTACTAATTTGTGAGTCTCCCCAATCCGTGCAGCAGTTACCAGGAGATTTGTTCCGCTACAGCCAATATTGTCCCAGTTCTACCGTTAATTCCGTTTGGCTCCGGCAGGCCATCGAAGCGGCGATCGCCGAGGCGGGTCAGATGCCTCAAAAGATCCGCTTTTTCCGGCGGCAGATGAATAACATGATCAGCAAAGCCTGTGAAGAAGCTGGTATTCCCCCGGCCCCCAGTCGTCGCACCTATGTACTGGAACAATGGTTAGGCGATCGCCTGGAGAATTTTTATCCCCAACAACCGGGCTATGACCCGAAGTTAGCTTCGTCCACATCCGTACAATATCCAGAACTTAATGCCATTGCCTTGCCCGATGCAGTGAGAGGCGATCGAGGGGACCAGTGGGCCTTGGTGAGTTTGGCCGCGGCTGATTTTAATGATTTACCGGATTGGGAGATTAGCTTTGGGGAAAGTTTTCCCCTCTCCTCGTACAATCTTTCCCCCGACAGTCGCATTCCTGGTTTGATTCTCTTTTCCCCCAGGGCTTTACCCTTTGCCGCTTGGTTATCGGGGTTGGAATTGGGCTATTTGCAATACAACACTGACCCCCGCCCTATTATGCGGTTGGAAACCGGAGCCAGTGATAGTTGGATTGTGGCCAACGTCACCGATAAAACCAGTGAACAGGAAGCTCAGGGCTTTGAACAGACAAAAAAATTGGCCCAGGGCATTCACTTTTTAGCCATCCAAACCAGCCCTGACAGTGAAACCTTTGCTGGTTTTTGGTTATTGCAGGAAACTGGACAAGTTTAG
- a CDS encoding MASE1 domain-containing protein codes for MLIYLPKSLRRRLVTALPSLALAIALGLCTALAYGMLGRGQQWLSLGLGQGMALALWWQGTNIIALALGLTIAPMVVQGDPPLALALGMISTAVVLMAGRGLKMLEFSPQGQRLQDGMVFLLAGVGLGATLTAIAALLLSLWQGDGRIWWTGSLAWLGSATGILLAAPLLFKLRYGRWSWPWSARMERLQLVEALVCAGLLLMLAWLIFAGDDLIPLADRGAIYTQWLEYLPFPIVVWASIRFPIWGGILSTSGLALLAITATVQGNGSFNVQSADQSGAMILLQMFFLVLGTTSLLLSVAVRERRRTEEQLRGSWERERLLAEVALRVRQSLHLGTIFQTTVTEVRHLLQTDRVYIALLQGNSPLAVVAESCGPAYKTSLNSQIAASPNPEEMIVKTIPTEAMVVHHPDQLPKGDPLRRSFLRYQVKSLLAIPLATLDGRLGMIVVHHCQQPRHWQKAEVRLLEQLATQVAIAIQQAQLYQRVQTLNTNLEKQVGERTAQLEDKMVELQDLQQMKALFVQAISHDLRTSVMGLLMVLKNLSTTEGEALTLPRHLLDSLIRSGDRQLTLLNALCEEQTAECRPLQLAPQALPLQPFLQQICHQWRSACEQHQVVLNLKCDETLSPLQGDPHYIKQVFDNLLGNALNHNPPGITLTLAAQLEGNMVRFTLSDNGKGMAKDQCEHLFRLYLRNRHNQRLTGIGLGCYQSRQIVEAHGGHIGVTSSPGQGSHFWFTLPLAV; via the coding sequence ATGCTGATCTACTTACCCAAGTCCTTACGCCGGAGGCTGGTCACCGCTTTGCCTTCTTTGGCATTGGCGATCGCCCTGGGCCTATGCACTGCCTTAGCCTACGGAATGTTGGGCCGTGGACAACAATGGCTTAGTTTGGGGTTGGGGCAGGGTATGGCGCTGGCGCTGTGGTGGCAGGGAACGAACATTATCGCCCTTGCTCTGGGTTTAACCATTGCCCCCATGGTAGTGCAGGGAGATCCACCTCTGGCATTGGCCCTAGGGATGATTAGCACGGCGGTGGTGCTGATGGCCGGTCGGGGACTAAAAATGCTGGAGTTTTCTCCCCAGGGTCAACGACTCCAAGATGGCATGGTCTTTTTGCTGGCGGGGGTGGGGCTGGGGGCCACTCTGACGGCGATCGCCGCGCTTTTGCTATCTCTCTGGCAGGGGGATGGTCGTATTTGGTGGACAGGATCTTTGGCCTGGTTGGGCAGTGCCACCGGAATTTTGCTGGCCGCTCCTCTGCTGTTCAAGCTTAGATATGGCCGCTGGAGTTGGCCCTGGTCAGCCCGGATGGAGCGACTCCAATTGGTGGAAGCCTTAGTTTGCGCTGGCCTTTTGTTGATGTTAGCCTGGCTAATTTTTGCTGGGGATGACCTCATTCCCTTGGCGGACCGGGGAGCTATCTATACCCAGTGGTTGGAATATTTACCCTTTCCCATTGTGGTTTGGGCCAGCATTCGTTTTCCAATCTGGGGGGGAATCCTCTCCACTTCAGGTTTGGCTCTCCTGGCGATCACCGCTACGGTGCAGGGCAATGGCTCTTTTAACGTGCAAAGTGCCGACCAAAGCGGAGCAATGATTCTCCTGCAGATGTTCTTTTTGGTTTTAGGCACCACCAGTCTATTGCTATCGGTGGCGGTGAGGGAAAGACGTCGCACCGAAGAACAATTGCGGGGCAGTTGGGAACGGGAACGGCTTTTGGCGGAGGTGGCCCTACGGGTGCGGCAATCGCTACATTTGGGCACCATTTTTCAAACTACGGTGACGGAGGTACGCCATTTGCTCCAGACCGACCGGGTTTATATCGCTCTTTTGCAGGGGAATAGTCCGTTGGCAGTGGTGGCCGAATCCTGTGGTCCCGCTTACAAAACTTCTCTCAACTCCCAGATTGCGGCTTCCCCAAACCCCGAGGAAATGATCGTTAAAACCATTCCCACCGAAGCAATGGTGGTCCATCATCCTGACCAATTGCCCAAGGGAGACCCACTGCGGCGGAGTTTTTTACGTTATCAGGTGAAAAGCTTGCTGGCCATTCCCCTCGCTACGTTGGACGGCAGGTTGGGTATGATTGTGGTCCATCATTGTCAACAGCCCCGCCATTGGCAAAAGGCCGAGGTGCGCTTACTGGAACAATTGGCCACCCAAGTGGCGATCGCCATTCAACAGGCCCAGCTTTACCAACGGGTGCAAACGCTGAATACCAATTTGGAAAAGCAAGTGGGGGAACGCACCGCCCAGCTAGAGGACAAAATGGTGGAACTCCAGGATCTCCAGCAGATGAAAGCTCTCTTTGTCCAAGCCATTTCCCACGATTTGCGTACTTCGGTGATGGGTTTATTGATGGTGCTAAAAAATTTATCAACCACAGAGGGGGAAGCCTTGACCCTGCCCCGCCATCTCCTAGACAGCCTGATCCGCAGTGGCGATCGCCAGTTAACCCTTCTCAATGCCCTCTGTGAAGAACAAACCGCCGAATGTCGTCCCCTCCAACTTGCGCCCCAAGCCTTGCCGCTCCAGCCTTTTTTGCAACAAATTTGTCACCAATGGCGATCGGCCTGTGAACAACATCAGGTAGTTTTGAACTTGAAATGTGATGAGACCCTGTCTCCTCTCCAGGGAGACCCCCACTACATCAAGCAGGTATTCGACAACCTTTTGGGCAACGCCCTCAACCACAATCCCCCTGGTATTACCCTCACTCTGGCGGCCCAACTCGAAGGTAATATGGTGCGTTTTACCCTCAGCGACAACGGTAAAGGCATGGCCAAGGACCAATGTGAGCACCTTTTCCGGCTCTATTTACGCAACCGCCACAATCAACGGCTAACCGGCATTGGTTTGGGTTGTTATCAGTCCCGGCAAATTGTTGAAGCCCACGGTGGCCACATCGGCGTTACCAGCAGTCCGGGGCAAGGATCCCATTTTTGGTTTACCCTCCCGTTAGCTGTTTAG
- a CDS encoding methylenetetrahydrofolate reductase — METGPQVWAMTKPANRKNSVKISCQRGSHRSQLKPPLSPLDVMTISRFRQAAEAKEFLITAEVTPPKGGNPERMLAVAAKLRGRVHGVNVTDGSRAVLRMSSIAACVLLQQRGIEAICQMTCRDRNLIGLQADLMGAYALGLRNVLALTGDPLKAGDHAKARPVYDLESVRLLSLIRSLNQGLDFNQAPLVDGRLDLFPGAAVDPQLKSWSGLQSRFERKLTAGAQFFQSQLITDFDRLDKFMTQVAVGCGKPILAGIFLFKSAKNATFIKRVVPGVNIPDALIDRLARAEDPLKEGVAIAAEQVKLAKELCQGVHLMAIKKEELIPEILDQAGIAPLEN; from the coding sequence ATGGAAACCGGGCCACAGGTCTGGGCAATGACCAAGCCGGCAAACAGGAAAAACTCTGTTAAGATCTCCTGTCAGAGAGGCAGTCACCGCTCCCAACTCAAACCACCGTTGTCCCCATTGGATGTAATGACCATTAGCCGGTTTCGTCAGGCAGCCGAAGCGAAGGAATTTTTGATCACCGCAGAAGTTACCCCCCCCAAAGGCGGTAATCCCGAGCGGATGTTGGCGGTGGCGGCAAAGTTACGGGGCCGGGTCCATGGGGTTAACGTCACCGATGGTAGTCGGGCGGTGTTGCGTATGTCTTCCATTGCGGCCTGTGTGTTGTTGCAGCAACGGGGTATTGAAGCCATTTGTCAGATGACCTGCCGGGACCGTAATTTGATTGGTTTGCAAGCTGATCTGATGGGGGCCTATGCCCTCGGTTTACGCAATGTTTTAGCTTTAACCGGCGATCCGCTCAAAGCAGGGGACCATGCCAAGGCCAGACCTGTCTACGATTTAGAGTCTGTCAGACTTTTAAGTTTAATCCGCTCCCTCAACCAGGGGTTAGATTTTAACCAAGCTCCTTTGGTGGATGGCAGGCTAGATTTATTTCCTGGGGCGGCGGTGGACCCCCAGCTCAAAAGTTGGTCTGGCCTACAAAGTCGTTTTGAAAGGAAACTAACAGCGGGAGCACAATTTTTCCAAAGTCAGTTAATTACGGATTTCGATCGCCTGGATAAATTTATGACCCAGGTGGCTGTGGGCTGTGGCAAACCAATTTTGGCGGGTATATTTCTGTTCAAATCGGCTAAAAATGCGACTTTTATCAAGCGGGTGGTACCGGGGGTAAATATTCCCGATGCGCTGATTGATCGCCTGGCCCGGGCCGAAGATCCTTTAAAAGAAGGGGTGGCGATCGCCGCCGAACAGGTAAAACTGGCCAAAGAGCTATGCCAGGGAGTGCACTTGATGGCGATTAAAAAAGAAGAATTAATTCCCGAAATCCTCGACCAGGCCGGCATTGCCCCTCTGGAAAATTAA
- a CDS encoding glycosyltransferase family 39 protein, translated as MNFPALNDDRKYLLLLTGAALILAIAGLGNVPLRDFDEGYYATTAQDTFLRGDWRFPTYLGQPFLSKPPLIAWLVMGSYHLLGISEFSSRLPLALGSALAVPLLYLLGKEIFSSPRAALWSSSILLTLLPTARLGRLTMLDGVINACLLWSLLCLLRGRKNPHWLGGIGIGLGLIALAKGLLVLALALLLGIVIFWLGEGRIFQRWQFWLGLLIGFAPVLWWYQLQFAEYGETFWQIHFEFHSFERVTQELEGNTGPPWYYLLEIVKYTAPWLFFLIPAAVMTVQQWRQDWAKVAITFGFGFLLIISAMGTKLPWYVLPCYPFFALMGGYYLADLEGRPRYPRLIGYLLALTAVVGLVGGLYAGFIEQKPVIIIMGLVLFVGVGWSAKQYLHSSPKFAKTLVMGLYVTLLFLFSSPLWNWEVNEAFAVKPVGRLIKQSTPVNTLIYTSFAYSRPSLDFYGDRQVIAVDDDQLRTKAKEGNYLLLDQNAQGRLALANLQKRGQTREFTLFFSPTVGKP; from the coding sequence TTGAACTTTCCTGCCCTCAATGATGATCGCAAATATTTACTGCTGCTTACCGGAGCGGCCCTGATTCTGGCGATCGCCGGTTTGGGCAATGTACCCCTGCGGGATTTTGACGAAGGTTATTACGCTACTACAGCTCAGGATACTTTCCTCAGAGGAGATTGGCGTTTTCCCACCTATTTAGGGCAACCTTTTTTATCCAAACCTCCCCTCATTGCCTGGTTGGTGATGGGCAGTTACCATCTGCTGGGCATCAGTGAATTTAGCTCCCGTTTACCGTTGGCCCTGGGGTCAGCCCTGGCGGTGCCGTTGTTATATCTGCTAGGTAAGGAAATTTTTTCTTCCCCTAGAGCGGCCCTGTGGAGTAGTTCGATATTGTTAACCCTGCTTCCCACTGCCCGTTTGGGTCGTTTAACCATGTTGGACGGGGTAATCAACGCCTGTTTGCTTTGGTCATTACTTTGCTTACTGCGGGGGCGGAAAAATCCCCATTGGTTGGGGGGCATAGGTATAGGTTTGGGGTTAATTGCCTTGGCTAAGGGTTTACTGGTGCTGGCCCTGGCACTGTTGTTGGGCATTGTAATTTTCTGGCTGGGGGAAGGGCGAATTTTTCAACGCTGGCAATTCTGGTTGGGGCTATTGATCGGTTTTGCCCCAGTGCTGTGGTGGTACCAACTCCAATTTGCCGAGTACGGGGAAACCTTTTGGCAAATTCATTTTGAGTTTCATAGTTTTGAGCGGGTTACCCAGGAATTAGAGGGCAATACGGGGCCCCCTTGGTATTACCTGTTGGAGATTGTTAAATACACTGCCCCCTGGCTATTTTTCCTCATTCCCGCTGCGGTAATGACTGTTCAACAATGGCGACAGGACTGGGCTAAGGTTGCCATTACCTTTGGCTTCGGCTTCTTGCTGATTATTTCCGCCATGGGCACTAAGTTACCCTGGTATGTACTCCCCTGTTATCCCTTTTTCGCTCTGATGGGGGGATATTATTTAGCAGATTTGGAAGGTCGCCCACGTTATCCCCGGCTAATTGGTTACCTCCTTGCTCTCACCGCTGTGGTGGGCCTGGTGGGGGGATTGTACGCTGGTTTCATCGAGCAAAAACCGGTGATTATCATCATGGGGCTAGTGCTATTTGTTGGTGTAGGTTGGAGTGCCAAACAATATTTGCACTCTTCCCCTAAATTTGCCAAAACCCTGGTGATGGGGCTGTATGTAACCTTGCTATTTCTTTTTTCCAGTCCCCTCTGGAATTGGGAAGTGAATGAAGCCTTTGCCGTTAAGCCCGTGGGGCGGTTAATTAAACAAAGCACCCCAGTTAATACCCTAATTTACACTTCCTTTGCCTACAGTCGTCCCAGTTTGGATTTCTATGGTGATCGCCAGGTGATTGCGGTGGATGATGACCAGTTACGAACTAAGGCGAAGGAAGGAAATTATTTATTGCTCGACCAAAATGCCCAAGGCAGACTAGCTTTAGCCAATTTACAAAAGCGGGGACAGACGAGAGAATTCACCCTATTTTTTAGCCCTACCGTTGGTAAACCTTAA
- a CDS encoding DUF427 domain-containing protein yields the protein MAKAIWNGVVLAESDQCEMVEGNYYFPPDSIHPQYFQPSNTHTVCGWKGTASYYTVVVDGQENPDAAWYYPDPKPRAENIKGYIAFWRGVKVEA from the coding sequence ATGGCCAAAGCAATCTGGAATGGGGTCGTCCTCGCCGAGAGTGACCAGTGTGAAATGGTGGAGGGCAACTACTATTTTCCCCCCGACAGCATCCATCCCCAGTATTTCCAGCCCAGTAACACCCACACCGTTTGCGGTTGGAAAGGCACCGCCAGTTACTACACCGTAGTGGTGGATGGCCAGGAGAACCCGGATGCGGCTTGGTATTACCCCGATCCCAAACCCAGGGCGGAAAATATTAAGGGCTACATCGCTTTTTGGCGGGGTGTAAAGGTTGAAGCCTGA
- a CDS encoding IS5 family transposase, whose protein sequence is MIIREFYSTDITDSQWQLVEPHLPKAKTGGRKRKTSLREILNAIFYMLRTGCAWRLLPHDFPKWRTVYGYFQQWHEDGTWRKLNRIFREKVRLKAGRNTHPSAGCLDSQSLKKAGTGQETGYDGGKKVNGRKRTILVDTMGLLLDVVVHGAHRSDHQGLILLATWFAPLWQCLQVIWTDSTFGGKDFIYWVEHTFGWNLNVVSKKQGQKGFEVLPRRWVVERTFAWFGRYRRLSKDYEYLPTTSETMIHVAMLHLMLQRLA, encoded by the coding sequence ATGATAATTCGAGAATTTTACAGCACGGACATCACTGATAGCCAGTGGCAATTGGTAGAACCCCATTTACCCAAAGCAAAAACTGGGGGAAGAAAACGGAAAACTAGTCTGCGGGAGATACTCAATGCCATTTTTTACATGCTCAGAACGGGGTGTGCCTGGCGACTTCTACCCCATGATTTCCCTAAATGGCGAACGGTCTATGGTTATTTCCAGCAATGGCACGAAGATGGTACCTGGAGAAAATTAAACCGTATCTTCCGTGAGAAGGTTCGACTCAAAGCTGGAAGAAATACTCACCCTAGTGCTGGTTGTTTAGATTCACAGTCACTTAAAAAGGCTGGAACTGGCCAAGAAACTGGCTATGACGGCGGAAAAAAGGTCAATGGTCGTAAACGTACAATCCTCGTGGATACCATGGGATTACTTCTCGATGTTGTCGTCCATGGTGCCCATCGCTCCGACCATCAGGGTCTGATTCTACTTGCTACCTGGTTTGCTCCCCTTTGGCAGTGCCTGCAAGTTATATGGACTGACAGCACCTTTGGCGGAAAGGATTTTATCTATTGGGTGGAGCATACTTTTGGTTGGAATTTGAATGTCGTCAGCAAAAAGCAGGGACAAAAAGGTTTTGAAGTCTTACCCCGCCGTTGGGTAGTCGAGCGCACCTTTGCTTGGTTTGGACGCTATCGTCGTTTAAGCAAGGATTATGAATATTTACCTACCACCAGTGAGACAATGATTCATGTTGCCATGCTCCATCTCATGCTTCAAAGGCTTGCTTAA
- a CDS encoding photosystem II protein Y produces the protein MDWRVIVVVSPLLIAATWAAINIGAAAIRQLQDVLGREA, from the coding sequence ATGGATTGGCGTGTAATTGTAGTTGTTAGCCCCCTTCTGATCGCCGCAACTTGGGCCGCTATCAATATTGGGGCCGCCGCGATCCGGCAGTTACAGGACGTTTTAGGTCGCGAAGCCTAG
- a CDS encoding response regulator transcription factor, with amino-acid sequence MKILIVEDDPLMQLGLEQALGAHERFEIIGRVDNGYGAVQQAAVLNPDLIVMDIGLPGLDGIEATKQIKQTSPQIHIVVLTSHTLPNEIIAALSSGADAYCVKGATLERLILAIAAAQDGATYLDPQIARVVVENLKPPVPEGQADVSSLSEREIDVLKLIVEGKSNQEIAQTLYLSTNTIKTHVRGIMNKLSVDDRVQAAVIALRSGLV; translated from the coding sequence ATGAAAATTTTGATCGTTGAAGATGATCCATTGATGCAATTAGGTTTGGAGCAAGCCTTGGGGGCCCATGAGCGCTTTGAAATTATTGGTCGAGTGGATAACGGCTATGGTGCTGTGCAACAGGCAGCGGTCCTCAACCCGGACTTGATCGTGATGGACATTGGCTTGCCTGGACTTGATGGCATTGAAGCCACCAAACAAATCAAGCAAACTTCCCCCCAGATCCACATTGTAGTGTTGACTTCCCACACCCTGCCCAACGAGATTATTGCTGCCCTATCCAGTGGGGCCGATGCTTACTGCGTTAAAGGAGCCACCCTAGAGCGTTTAATTTTGGCGATCGCCGCCGCCCAGGATGGAGCCACCTACCTAGACCCCCAAATTGCCCGGGTGGTGGTGGAAAACCTCAAGCCCCCCGTGCCGGAAGGCCAAGCCGACGTGTCTAGCCTTTCGGAAAGGGAAATTGACGTGCTGAAATTAATTGTGGAAGGAAAAAGTAACCAAGAAATCGCCCAAACTTTATATCTAAGCACCAACACAATTAAAACTCATGTACGGGGCATCATGAATAAGCTGTCCGTTGATGACCGGGTTCAAGCTGCCGTCATTGCCCTCCGTTCCGGTTTGGTTTGA
- a CDS encoding SDR family NAD(P)-dependent oxidoreductase, translated as MELTGKTALVTGGGIRVGRALVMALAEAGCNVFIHYGNSQTGALEVQQEVEALGRKAFTYSADLSDAQATQGIIPKAQEVFGQVDILINSASVFPLEDKFFQVDLDLWEWIFAVNLRAPFQLSQAFAQQVAGDRQGKIININDARIPRPRPDHFVYRLTKRGLWDMTEILALELAPNITVNGLALGQILEAPEAPDPEEFMRDYAERRIPLKMTGNPKVVTDAALYLLQQDFLSGTTIRLDGAEYLKF; from the coding sequence ATGGAATTAACTGGAAAAACAGCCCTGGTCACCGGGGGAGGCATAAGGGTTGGTCGGGCCCTAGTTATGGCCCTGGCGGAAGCCGGTTGTAACGTCTTTATTCACTACGGTAATTCCCAGACCGGAGCCCTAGAGGTTCAGCAAGAAGTGGAAGCATTGGGTAGGAAAGCTTTTACCTACTCCGCCGATTTGAGCGATGCCCAGGCCACCCAAGGAATTATTCCCAAAGCCCAGGAAGTCTTTGGCCAGGTGGATATTCTGATCAACAGTGCCTCGGTTTTTCCCCTAGAAGATAAATTCTTTCAAGTGGATCTCGACCTGTGGGAATGGATTTTTGCCGTTAATCTCCGGGCCCCCTTTCAGTTGTCCCAGGCCTTTGCTCAACAAGTAGCCGGCGATCGCCAAGGAAAAATTATTAACATTAACGATGCCCGCATTCCCCGACCAAGGCCAGACCATTTTGTTTACCGTCTTACCAAACGGGGTTTGTGGGATATGACGGAAATTTTAGCCCTGGAATTGGCCCCCAATATCACCGTTAATGGCCTCGCCCTAGGACAGATTTTAGAAGCTCCGGAAGCGCCGGACCCGGAAGAGTTTATGCGGGATTATGCAGAGCGACGTATTCCTTTAAAAATGACCGGCAATCCCAAAGTAGTCACTGATGCGGCCCTATATTTGCTACAACAGGATTTTCTGAGTGGCACCACCATTCGTTTAGATGGAGCAGAATATTTGAAGTTTTAG